A window from Mycoplasma phocoeninasale encodes these proteins:
- the gmk gene encoding guanylate kinase, which yields MEKKLIIFTGPSGVGKGTVEKILFDQKDLKLKLSVSMTTRQPREGEIDGVHYYFVSRETFNACLTDNRLIEYSMHFDNYYGTLYSEIDRICEQGKIPFLEIETNGAKQILDYYKKMGKQDEICSIFLMPPSFTELEKRIEGRNTETEDLIIKRLNKAQEEIAFSTLFQHVVVNDDVEETAAKIREIILKEFKKVIEFKKENETEGRKA from the coding sequence ATGGAAAAAAAATTAATTATCTTTACAGGACCTAGTGGTGTTGGAAAAGGAACGGTTGAAAAAATCCTATTTGATCAAAAAGATTTAAAGCTAAAACTTTCTGTTTCAATGACAACGAGACAGCCACGTGAAGGTGAAATTGATGGAGTTCACTACTATTTTGTTTCACGCGAAACTTTTAATGCTTGTTTAACTGATAATCGTTTAATCGAATACTCAATGCACTTTGATAACTACTATGGGACTCTATACTCTGAAATTGATCGAATTTGCGAACAAGGAAAAATTCCTTTTTTGGAAATTGAAACAAATGGTGCTAAACAAATTTTGGACTATTATAAAAAAATGGGAAAACAAGACGAAATTTGTTCAATTTTTCTAATGCCTCCTTCATTTACTGAATTAGAAAAGAGAATTGAAGGTAGAAATACTGAAACTGAAGATTTAATTATTAAACGTCTAAACAAAGCCCAAGAAGAGATCGCTTTTTCAACTTTATTTCAGCATGTTGTTGTTAATGACGATGTTGAAGAAACCGCTGCAAAAATTCGTGAAATAATCCTAAAAGAATTTAAAAAAGTTATTGAATTCAAAAAAGAAAATGAAACTGAGGGGAGAAAAGCTTAA
- a CDS encoding serine/threonine-protein kinase codes for MIKKELNNYPHLNSLFTDFQLIGQGGFGQVYSATYKKDNNRYSIKILSVEANQTESSRMRFINECKVLKKIHSRHVVKILMFHISTEESFYVMELINGEGLKNIIRKNQKLLPDIAVLYAKEICQGLIDIHKQNIIHRDLKPSNILIENGTNNVKLIDFGISLDEETIRVTAANKTIGSVQYIAPEILTQAQGPSIHSDMYALGIIMYEMLVGKVPFTDQEPQNIMLKQINSPLPKIEKTNITIPQALENIIIKCTAKKISQRYENCKELLLDLESCLDPKRADEKRLELTANLSKKGFKNFFRSKLFTILFFSIGGLIILITIIVLGLWAGEVI; via the coding sequence ATGATAAAAAAAGAGTTAAATAATTATCCGCACCTAAATAGTCTTTTCACTGACTTTCAACTAATTGGTCAGGGTGGTTTTGGTCAAGTCTATTCTGCTACTTATAAAAAAGATAATAACCGTTATTCAATAAAAATTTTGTCAGTTGAAGCTAATCAAACAGAATCAAGTCGAATGAGATTTATCAATGAGTGTAAAGTGCTAAAAAAAATTCATAGCCGTCATGTTGTAAAAATTTTAATGTTTCATATTAGTACTGAAGAATCATTTTATGTCATGGAGCTAATTAATGGCGAAGGACTTAAAAATATTATTCGTAAAAATCAAAAACTTTTGCCTGATATTGCCGTTTTATACGCTAAAGAAATCTGTCAGGGATTAATTGATATTCATAAACAAAACATTATTCACCGTGACCTAAAACCAAGTAATATTCTGATTGAAAATGGCACTAATAATGTTAAATTGATTGATTTCGGAATTTCTCTAGATGAGGAAACTATTCGGGTTACTGCTGCTAATAAAACCATTGGATCAGTTCAATATATTGCTCCCGAAATTTTAACTCAGGCTCAAGGACCATCAATTCATAGCGATATGTATGCGCTTGGAATCATTATGTATGAAATGTTAGTTGGTAAGGTACCATTTACAGACCAAGAACCACAGAATATAATGTTGAAGCAAATTAATTCACCACTACCCAAGATTGAAAAAACCAACATTACTATTCCTCAGGCTTTAGAAAACATAATTATTAAATGTACTGCCAAAAAAATTTCACAGCGTTATGAAAATTGTAAAGAGCTACTACTAGATTTAGAAAGTTGTCTAGATCCTAAAAGAGCAGATGAAAAACGCCTTGAATTGACTGCTAATTTATCTAAAAAAGGTTTTAAAAATTTCTTTAGAAGCAAGCTTTTTACAATTTTGTTTTTTAGCATTGGAGGACTGATAATTTTGATTACCATTATTGTTTTAGGTTTATGAGCGGGTGAGGTAATCTAG
- the rpsB gene encoding 30S ribosomal protein S2, whose translation MQEQKDIKLQETKPVEKTQKQAAPAAHTTTEAAIVSREKLLEAGTYFGHRISQWNPKMKPSIWGKRMGIHIIDIAKTQKALEYAYKLLNKMAQKPTSFIWVGTKKQAKKAIEAAAERTNSVYVSERWLGGTLTNSQTIFKSVKELERLEELQKNGYTGYTKKEGLLMDKKIAKLQKNLGGIRKLANRGTTPQVMICASPMDDEIAIKEARKKGLKIFSIQDTNSNPDLVDFAIPANDDSVKSVTLIMTILADAIASARGNEQLFAYKPNEQIILPEDPKPERDPNAVPKRRAYYNRENNEHSPREEESKDK comes from the coding sequence ATGCAAGAGCAAAAAGATATCAAATTACAAGAAACTAAACCAGTTGAAAAAACTCAAAAGCAAGCTGCGCCAGCAGCTCACACAACCACTGAAGCAGCTATTGTTTCGAGAGAAAAATTACTAGAAGCAGGAACATACTTCGGCCACAGAATTAGCCAATGAAACCCAAAAATGAAACCAAGTATTTGAGGAAAAAGAATGGGAATTCACATTATTGACATTGCTAAAACTCAAAAAGCTTTAGAATACGCTTACAAACTTTTAAATAAAATGGCACAAAAACCTACCTCATTTATTTGGGTTGGAACTAAAAAACAAGCTAAGAAAGCAATCGAAGCTGCTGCTGAAAGAACTAATTCAGTTTACGTATCAGAACGTTGACTAGGTGGGACATTAACAAACTCACAAACTATTTTTAAAAGTGTTAAAGAATTAGAGAGATTAGAAGAACTTCAAAAAAATGGTTACACTGGATATACCAAAAAAGAAGGTCTTTTAATGGACAAAAAAATTGCTAAATTACAAAAAAACCTAGGTGGTATTAGAAAATTAGCAAACCGTGGAACAACCCCACAAGTAATGATTTGTGCGTCACCAATGGATGATGAAATTGCTATTAAAGAAGCAAGAAAGAAAGGTTTAAAAATCTTTTCAATTCAAGATACTAATTCAAATCCAGACCTAGTTGATTTTGCTATCCCAGCAAATGATGATTCAGTAAAATCAGTAACATTAATTATGACCATTTTAGCCGATGCTATTGCTTCTGCTCGTGGTAATGAACAATTATTTGCTTACAAACCAAATGAACAAATCATTTTACCAGAAGATCCAAAACCAGAAAGAGATCCAAACGCTGTACCAAAAAGAAGAGCTTACTACAATAGAGAAAATAATGAACATTCTCCAAGAGAAGAAGAATCAAAAGATAAATAA
- a CDS encoding MYPU_1760 family metalloprotease, translating into MDEDNKQNEQEENKNLNGANDSSDAENQEKKQEIKKNDSVEKNQKTKNDLEENLEDQKDEIVESTVKTKKRGGGFFKFLLLIFGLIIVGGLGYVGYRYFKNNFEDYSKSRMIKITDPDEKDAKRFNTKLINSVENENLLVTNREYKFGNLSVIEYPVGEDEDKNLVYFLDEEGIKLLNELFKKRVNFGPELNALNTIYINKKIPYNNVSNANGVYLPSEFSIYLFVDSIVRRDSAFVTWPVEQRVEMLLSVLAHEYTHHIDNVYNKSVKRGDPNSNIDLVYKLGDEQRKKKVNEIEANNNKFLSEFRANLNYFGAAGEDNNDRFIRNPKDFHLSNGQPIFRDFSAYDLFKYANLDNNVIDERRYSVFENPNSNYFFNNDERNGVSFGEKTNGDRIRYLYSFEELVPRELLKLAYTANPNLYRNRRGFFNYLYFSNPAFRNLGSSEVFLTAVGDDILKTIGIDPRGVNNSNFKIFSNNWVFDDELRKFFNKKGELPYENIRGENLRAKGLFKAYLDLMGYRQTISYIGNDSTKWTETRKDFSNINLGGYLKINKSLLTNSLPNHKISFLIDSPNKDPLKIKLNPTQYNFIAKKFWNQTYTENKIDNYTELSIYPEEPSDYEYVAYYSDSVGINEINNYVDRNGKMNIKLWIDKNDDGEVDENEIENLLNQNTGKQDYKIWKDNARTITNYRQYMKLFENQNALSKTYKIAIKQNEDNDEFWYEWKKY; encoded by the coding sequence ATGGATGAAGATAACAAGCAAAATGAACAAGAAGAAAACAAAAATCTAAATGGTGCTAACGACAGCTCAGATGCCGAAAATCAAGAAAAAAAGCAAGAAATTAAAAAAAATGACAGTGTTGAAAAAAATCAAAAAACAAAAAATGATTTAGAAGAAAATCTTGAAGATCAAAAAGATGAAATAGTAGAAAGTACAGTAAAAACAAAGAAAAGAGGTGGCGGCTTTTTTAAATTTTTATTATTAATTTTTGGACTAATAATTGTCGGCGGATTGGGATATGTTGGTTATCGTTATTTTAAAAACAACTTTGAAGATTATTCAAAATCCAGGATGATAAAAATTACCGATCCTGACGAAAAAGATGCCAAAAGATTCAACACAAAACTAATCAATAGTGTTGAAAATGAAAATCTTTTAGTGACTAATAGAGAATACAAATTTGGTAATCTATCAGTTATTGAATACCCTGTGGGCGAAGATGAAGATAAAAATTTGGTTTATTTTTTAGATGAAGAAGGAATTAAACTGTTAAATGAACTATTTAAGAAGAGAGTAAATTTTGGGCCAGAGTTAAACGCTCTAAATACCATTTACATAAATAAAAAAATTCCATATAATAATGTTAGCAATGCTAATGGCGTTTATCTACCATCCGAGTTTAGCATCTATCTATTTGTTGATAGCATTGTAAGAAGAGACAGCGCTTTTGTTACATGACCAGTGGAACAAAGAGTTGAAATGCTATTATCAGTACTAGCACATGAATACACACATCATATCGATAATGTTTATAACAAAAGTGTTAAAAGAGGCGACCCAAATTCAAATATTGACCTAGTTTATAAACTCGGAGATGAACAAAGAAAGAAAAAAGTTAATGAAATTGAAGCTAATAATAATAAGTTCTTATCGGAATTTCGAGCTAATTTAAACTACTTTGGAGCAGCTGGCGAAGATAATAATGATAGATTTATAAGAAATCCTAAAGATTTTCATCTTTCAAATGGCCAACCTATTTTTCGTGATTTCTCAGCTTATGATTTATTTAAATATGCAAATTTGGATAATAATGTAATTGATGAAAGACGATACAGCGTTTTTGAAAATCCCAACTCAAATTATTTTTTCAATAATGATGAACGTAATGGAGTATCTTTTGGAGAAAAAACTAACGGCGATCGAATTAGATATCTTTACTCATTTGAAGAACTTGTTCCAAGAGAACTACTAAAACTTGCTTATACCGCAAATCCTAATTTATACCGCAACAGAAGAGGATTTTTTAATTACTTATATTTTTCAAACCCTGCTTTCAGAAACCTTGGATCATCAGAGGTTTTCTTAACCGCCGTTGGTGATGATATTCTTAAAACGATCGGAATTGATCCAAGGGGAGTTAACAATAGTAATTTCAAAATCTTCTCTAACAACTGGGTCTTTGACGATGAACTAAGAAAATTCTTTAATAAAAAAGGTGAACTTCCTTATGAAAATATTAGAGGCGAAAATTTAAGAGCAAAAGGTTTATTCAAAGCCTATCTTGATTTAATGGGTTACCGTCAAACAATTAGCTACATCGGTAATGACTCAACAAAGTGAACTGAAACACGCAAAGACTTTAGCAATATTAATCTCGGTGGATATTTAAAAATTAACAAAAGTTTATTAACTAATTCACTACCTAACCATAAAATTAGTTTTCTTATTGACTCGCCTAATAAAGATCCACTAAAAATAAAACTTAATCCAACACAATATAACTTCATTGCCAAAAAATTTTGAAACCAAACATACACTGAAAATAAAATCGATAATTATACTGAACTATCAATTTACCCTGAAGAACCAAGCGACTATGAATATGTTGCTTACTATTCAGATTCAGTTGGCATCAATGAAATCAATAACTATGTGGATAGAAACGGCAAAATGAATATCAAACTATGAATCGATAAAAATGATGATGGTGAAGTTGATGAAAATGAAATCGAAAATCTTTTAAACCAAAACACCGGTAAGCAGGATTATAAAATTTGAAAAGATAATGCCAGAACAATCACTAATTATCGTCAATATATGAAACTTTTTGAAAACCAAAATGCCCTATCAAAAACTTATAAAATTGCAATCAAACAAAATGAAGACAATGATGAATTTTGATATGAATGAAAAAAATATTAA
- a CDS encoding protein phosphatase 2C domain-containing protein, producing the protein MKLRGEKLNQFMKCSINTNIGIVRNENQDRGIIIENEKWTLAMLCDGMGGHFGGSKCADLTISLLSRHFHKSFPKDIAFDDKNGINAWFNAALVFVKENLIKFANKNPEFKNMGTTLTACLIFNANKTIYVFNVGDSRTYVYNGLLHQVTTDQNLLNQLISQNILDFDMAIKHPDANKLVSCIGPSTIIKYDNFIIRSECDVRYVLLSSDGLHDYVDKPVIEQVIQDEKKSLDEKTKLLIEYAKRNLSKDNITIMIVELNNDKKRVK; encoded by the coding sequence ATGAAACTGAGGGGAGAAAAGCTTAATCAGTTTATGAAATGTAGCATTAACACAAACATTGGTATTGTTAGAAATGAAAACCAGGATCGTGGCATAATTATTGAAAATGAAAAATGAACTCTTGCAATGTTATGTGACGGTATGGGCGGACATTTTGGTGGCTCAAAGTGTGCTGATTTAACTATTAGTTTACTTTCAAGACACTTTCATAAATCATTTCCTAAAGATATAGCATTTGATGACAAAAATGGCATAAATGCTTGATTTAATGCAGCCTTAGTTTTTGTTAAGGAAAATTTAATCAAATTTGCTAATAAAAATCCAGAGTTTAAAAATATGGGCACGACACTGACTGCTTGCCTAATTTTTAATGCTAATAAAACAATTTATGTCTTCAATGTTGGTGACTCACGAACCTATGTCTACAATGGTCTCCTCCATCAAGTAACGACTGACCAAAATTTACTAAATCAACTAATCTCACAAAATATTCTTGACTTTGACATGGCAATTAAACATCCAGACGCTAATAAACTCGTTAGCTGCATTGGTCCGTCAACAATAATTAAATATGATAACTTTATCATAAGATCGGAATGCGATGTTCGCTATGTGTTGCTTTCCTCTGACGGGTTACATGATTATGTTGATAAGCCAGTCATTGAACAAGTTATTCAGGATGAAAAAAAGTCACTTGATGAAAAAACCAAATTATTAATTGAATACGCTAAAAGAAATTTATCAAAAGATAATATTACAATAATGATCGTGGAGTTGAATAATGATAAAAAAAGAGTTAAATAA
- a CDS encoding ribulose-phosphate 3-epimerase, translated as MKKISPSVLDVPKENLIDYISSLVKWGVSNVHYDVMDGIFVSNQALKLEEIQKVANQCPKHTMDIHLMVADPFKYYEIYKNIGDILTFHYEAFKGDELKKLLSLAEKDGIKMGLAIKPNTDVKEIIPYISSLSLLLVMSVEPGLGGQKFIDSSLDKIRALKEYLDQKNLSNIIIQIDGGVKDINIKSCFDAGVNLAVVGSYLVKNFAQSTIEKLLSE; from the coding sequence ATGAAAAAAATTAGTCCGTCAGTTTTAGATGTTCCGAAAGAAAATCTTATTGATTATATTAGCAGTTTAGTTAAGTGAGGAGTTAGCAACGTTCACTATGATGTTATGGATGGAATTTTTGTTAGCAACCAAGCACTTAAACTAGAAGAAATTCAAAAAGTTGCCAACCAATGTCCAAAACACACAATGGATATTCATCTAATGGTGGCAGATCCCTTTAAATACTATGAAATATATAAAAATATTGGTGATATTTTAACTTTTCATTACGAAGCGTTTAAAGGTGACGAACTTAAAAAACTACTTTCATTAGCGGAAAAAGATGGTATAAAAATGGGTTTAGCTATTAAACCAAACACTGATGTAAAAGAAATTATTCCCTATATCTCTTCACTTTCACTACTTTTAGTTATGAGTGTTGAACCAGGACTGGGCGGTCAAAAATTTATTGACAGCAGCCTTGATAAAATAAGAGCACTTAAAGAATATTTAGACCAAAAAAATCTAAGTAATATCATCATTCAAATTGATGGTGGTGTTAAAGATATTAATATTAAATCATGCTTTGATGCAGGGGTTAACTTAGCAGTGGTTGGTTCATATTTAGTAAAAAACTTTGCTCAGTCAACGATTGAAAAACTCTTATCAGAATAG
- the dnaK gene encoding molecular chaperone DnaK, which yields MAKEIILGIDLGTTNSVVSIIENGKTKVLENPNGKRTTPSVVAFKNGETIVGEVAKRQLETNPDAIASIKRLMGTSKTVHADNKDFKPEEISAMILSYLKEYAEKKIGHGVKKAVITVPAYFDNAQREATKNAGIIAGLDVIRIINEPTAAALAFGLDMSKEEKRKILVFDLGGGTFDVSILEMEHGTFEVLAISGDNHLGGDDWDNKVVEWMVSEIMTKYNYNAKNDKIAMARLKEEAERAKITLSESPVANISLPFLAMNANGPINAELELKRSEFEKMTEDLLERTKKPLLDALEAAELKWSDIDEILMVGGSTRMPAVKQMVIEVTNKRLNSTINPDEVVSVGAAIQGGVLAGEVKDILLLDVTPLTLGIVVEGNIVAPLIPRNTTIPVTKSQIFSTTTDNQEAVTIIVTQGERELAADNKILGQFNLEGIQPAPRGIPRIEVSFSIDVNGITKVTAKDTKTNKEQTITIENTSSLTAEEVDKMVAEAEASREADKKKRHEVEVTVKGEQLINDLTKILDSEQAKNLPEAQKKELEDEIENVKKLIEEKDFDTLEKRIRDFQQNMVRAKEMLNRQPKEDPKDMDKN from the coding sequence ATGGCAAAAGAAATAATCCTAGGTATCGACTTAGGTACAACTAACTCTGTTGTTTCAATCATTGAAAACGGTAAAACCAAAGTTTTAGAAAATCCAAATGGAAAAAGAACAACTCCATCAGTTGTTGCTTTCAAAAATGGTGAAACAATCGTGGGGGAAGTTGCAAAAAGACAATTAGAAACTAACCCAGACGCAATCGCTTCTATTAAAAGATTAATGGGAACATCAAAAACAGTTCATGCTGATAATAAAGATTTTAAACCAGAAGAAATCAGTGCAATGATTCTTTCATACTTAAAAGAATATGCAGAAAAGAAAATTGGACACGGAGTTAAGAAAGCCGTTATTACTGTTCCAGCATACTTCGATAATGCACAACGTGAAGCTACAAAAAATGCAGGTATTATTGCTGGACTTGACGTTATTAGAATTATTAACGAACCAACCGCCGCTGCTTTGGCATTCGGATTAGACATGTCAAAAGAAGAAAAAAGAAAAATCTTAGTATTTGACTTAGGTGGTGGAACATTTGACGTTTCTATTCTAGAAATGGAACACGGAACATTTGAAGTTCTAGCAATTTCAGGAGATAACCACTTAGGTGGAGATGACTGAGATAACAAAGTTGTAGAATGAATGGTTTCAGAAATCATGACAAAATACAACTACAACGCAAAAAATGACAAAATTGCGATGGCTAGATTAAAAGAAGAAGCAGAAAGAGCAAAAATTACCTTATCTGAATCACCAGTTGCTAACATTTCATTACCATTCCTAGCTATGAATGCTAATGGACCTATTAACGCTGAATTAGAACTAAAAAGATCAGAATTCGAAAAAATGACTGAAGATCTTCTAGAAAGAACCAAAAAACCATTATTAGATGCTTTAGAGGCTGCTGAATTAAAATGAAGCGACATCGATGAAATTCTAATGGTTGGTGGATCAACAAGAATGCCAGCTGTTAAACAAATGGTAATCGAAGTTACAAACAAGAGATTAAACTCAACAATCAACCCTGATGAAGTAGTTAGTGTTGGTGCCGCAATTCAAGGTGGAGTTCTAGCCGGAGAAGTTAAAGACATTTTACTACTAGACGTAACTCCATTAACACTTGGAATCGTTGTTGAAGGAAACATCGTTGCTCCTTTAATACCAAGAAATACTACAATCCCTGTAACAAAGAGCCAAATTTTCTCAACAACTACAGATAACCAAGAAGCCGTAACAATCATTGTTACACAAGGTGAAAGAGAATTAGCTGCTGATAACAAGATTTTAGGACAATTCAACTTAGAAGGAATTCAACCAGCACCACGTGGTATTCCAAGAATTGAAGTTAGCTTCTCAATCGACGTTAATGGTATTACCAAGGTAACAGCAAAAGATACCAAAACCAATAAAGAACAAACCATTACTATCGAAAACACTTCATCATTAACAGCTGAAGAAGTTGATAAAATGGTGGCTGAAGCTGAAGCAAGCCGTGAAGCTGATAAGAAAAAACGTCACGAAGTTGAAGTAACTGTTAAAGGTGAACAATTAATTAACGACTTAACCAAAATTTTAGATTCAGAACAAGCTAAAAACTTGCCAGAAGCTCAAAAGAAAGAATTAGAAGACGAAATTGAAAACGTTAAGAAACTAATTGAAGAAAAAGATTTCGATACTCTAGAAAAAAGAATTAGAGACTTCCAACAAAACATGGTTAGAGCAAAAGAAATGCTTAACAGACAACCAAAAGAAGATCCAAAAGACATGGATAAAAACTAA
- the rsgA gene encoding ribosome small subunit-dependent GTPase A, producing MPIGKIVKSLAGFYDVKSFEDKKIYRVRGSGKLRLLDIIPIVGDYVEFEIGSFITKILERKNFFVRPKIANVDQAIVVMSLVEPEFSYSLVDKFLIIVENKNVKPIIILTKKDLTSDSKIQFYKDQGYDVFEINYQTKTGFDNLDKIFENKTSFFVGQTGVGKTTLINYLAKTHFETQAISRFLNRGKHTTRQVSLIEYNGGEIIDTPGFSSIDFDLTIEEIPKAFVAFREASKLCKYRSCHHYLESEDDCQVKKLVADGIIKKERYDNYVSFLQKILEKNKNH from the coding sequence ATGCCAATTGGAAAAATTGTTAAATCACTAGCTGGATTTTATGATGTTAAATCATTCGAAGACAAAAAAATTTACCGAGTAAGAGGTAGTGGTAAGCTGCGACTACTTGATATTATCCCAATCGTCGGAGATTATGTTGAATTTGAAATTGGCAGCTTTATTACTAAGATTTTGGAACGTAAAAACTTTTTTGTCAGACCAAAGATTGCTAATGTTGATCAGGCAATTGTGGTGATGTCGCTAGTTGAACCTGAATTTAGTTATTCACTAGTTGATAAGTTTTTAATTATTGTTGAGAATAAAAATGTTAAACCAATTATTATTCTGACAAAAAAAGATCTAACTTCAGATTCTAAAATTCAATTCTATAAAGACCAGGGATATGACGTTTTTGAAATTAACTATCAAACCAAAACTGGCTTTGATAATTTAGATAAAATATTTGAAAACAAAACAAGTTTTTTTGTTGGTCAAACTGGAGTGGGAAAAACAACATTAATTAATTATTTAGCTAAAACTCATTTTGAAACGCAAGCAATATCAAGGTTTCTTAACCGGGGCAAGCACACTACTCGACAAGTTAGTTTAATTGAATATAATGGTGGCGAAATTATTGATACTCCCGGATTCTCTTCAATTGATTTTGATTTGACAATTGAAGAAATTCCAAAAGCATTCGTTGCCTTTCGCGAGGCTTCTAAATTGTGTAAATATCGTAGTTGTCATCATTATCTTGAATCAGAAGATGACTGCCAGGTTAAAAAACTAGTCGCTGATGGCATAATTAAAAAAGAACGTTATGATAATTACGTTAGCTTTTTGCAAAAAATCTTAGAGAAAAATAAAAATCATTAA
- the rsmD gene encoding 16S rRNA (guanine(966)-N(2))-methyltransferase RsmD: protein MLRIIAGKYRSQVLKQPSKNTTRPTIDRVREAIFSSIQFSIKDKIFLDLFSGSGSFCLEALSRGAKKAICVEQDYNAYKIILENKNKLGEENLDTFNITAQKFLEQNREEKFDYIYLDPPFIDKKLLLWCLDTIFQRQLLNYGGLVIVETDANDFLFNSGTYNIIKNKKYGKIFVYYITYAQFK from the coding sequence ATGTTGAGAATAATAGCTGGAAAATATCGTTCACAAGTCCTTAAACAGCCAAGTAAAAATACTACTCGTCCAACCATTGACCGAGTACGTGAGGCGATTTTTTCTTCAATCCAATTTTCAATAAAAGACAAAATTTTTCTAGACTTGTTTTCAGGAAGCGGTTCTTTTTGTTTGGAGGCACTTTCTAGAGGAGCTAAAAAAGCAATTTGTGTCGAACAAGATTATAATGCTTACAAAATTATTTTAGAAAATAAAAATAAATTGGGTGAAGAGAACCTAGATACTTTTAACATAACTGCTCAAAAATTTCTTGAACAAAACCGCGAAGAAAAATTTGACTACATCTATCTCGACCCACCATTTATTGACAAAAAACTTCTGTTATGATGTTTAGATACAATTTTTCAAAGGCAGCTTTTAAATTATGGTGGACTTGTTATTGTTGAGACTGATGCCAATGATTTTTTGTTTAATAGTGGAACATATAATATTATTAAGAATAAAAAATATGGTAAAATATTTGTCTATTACATCACCTATGCACAATTTAAATAA
- a CDS encoding TM2 domain-containing protein, whose amino-acid sequence MEKEQMNMSMKEKPSKKSRTALTLLSFFFGGFGIDRFYGGRVGLGLLKLFTAGGFGIWAIIDFILAVVGVQKDNEKLLISDWSGSK is encoded by the coding sequence ATGGAAAAAGAACAAATGAATATGTCAATGAAGGAAAAACCAAGCAAGAAAAGTAGAACAGCTTTAACTCTTCTATCATTTTTCTTTGGTGGTTTTGGAATTGATAGATTTTATGGCGGTAGAGTAGGATTAGGACTGCTAAAACTATTTACCGCTGGTGGTTTCGGTATATGAGCAATAATCGATTTCATTTTGGCTGTAGTCGGAGTGCAAAAAGATAATGAAAAATTGCTTATTTCAGATTGAAGTGGTAGTAAATAA